The Vibrio astriarenae genome contains a region encoding:
- a CDS encoding heavy metal translocating P-type ATPase, translating into MHYRLPISQARCNGCLNNIRSGIKSLPDTTIVSLDLKELVIDSPSSVQAIVDAIAEHSDKLVGHRYQLALSGLNCGRCVAKLKSALEQDPSNANIQVSKTELTLVSAHSIETIIEQVESCGYQATLPKAMTDGRRNNETQNVTQQHQGEVAVSADSHSTQRFLIKGMTCASCVRSVETALESVPYVKKVQVNLSEQSAIVWLDKPVDEKPLINAVVNAGYSAEPLMSDTSEALDTMVEEQVSLHKRSAIQGLLLGGPLMLWGVFGGNMMIRHSQDQWAWGVIGLVCLWLLADAGKHFFTHAWQAMTHKRATMDTLVALGTGAAWLYSMLVVIAPAIYPEQARHVYFEASAMIIGLISLGHYIEAKAKVKTRASLNALLSLQAKTATQILDGKEIEVSIEHVSAGMILRVKPGEQFPVDGKVCRGESYVDESMLTGEPYPVNKSVGDLVSAGTVNQDGSVDITTHSFGQQTKLSQIIELVRQAQSSKPELAKLADRISAVFVPVVVAIALVAGMVWFLVGPEPQWSYTLIVTTSVLIIACPCALGLATPLSVTVGIGKASEHGILIKDADALQQASNLNTVVFDKTGTLTLGKPEVQRFYTTEQEGEYILTALASLEAHSEHPIAKAIVNYAQQQSITITDIDKFQNQRGEGVSAYHQGKHIQALSPSAAIKQKLRLEPIQAQLQQAESQAQTAIIIVLERQVVGLVGLSDPIKPESKPTIQALHQQGIKTVLLTGDSHAVAQSIANQLGIDSVIAEVLPDQKAEHIRQLKEEGLCVAMIGDGINDGPALATADIGIAMATGSDVAIESAQVTLLNSSPLSVVTTIDIAKATLKNMKQNLFGAFIYNTLGIPIAAGVLYPTFGLLLSPVVAGTAMALSSVTVVSNANRLRHFSPREKHKENNNEAS; encoded by the coding sequence ATGCACTATCGTCTACCTATTTCACAAGCTCGTTGCAACGGTTGCTTAAACAACATTCGTTCGGGTATCAAGTCGCTGCCAGATACGACGATCGTAAGCCTTGACCTTAAAGAGCTAGTGATCGACTCCCCCTCTTCTGTGCAAGCCATCGTTGACGCCATCGCTGAGCACAGTGATAAACTCGTTGGGCATCGCTATCAATTAGCGCTCTCAGGCCTCAACTGTGGCCGATGTGTTGCCAAGCTCAAGTCTGCATTAGAGCAAGATCCATCCAATGCAAATATTCAGGTATCCAAGACCGAACTGACACTGGTGTCCGCCCACAGTATTGAAACCATTATTGAGCAAGTAGAGAGCTGTGGCTATCAAGCGACATTGCCAAAAGCAATGACAGACGGTAGGCGTAACAATGAGACTCAAAACGTTACTCAACAACATCAGGGGGAAGTCGCTGTCTCAGCTGACAGTCATTCTACTCAACGTTTTCTCATCAAAGGAATGACCTGTGCAAGTTGTGTCCGTTCGGTTGAAACCGCCCTTGAATCTGTGCCGTATGTGAAAAAGGTTCAAGTCAATCTATCGGAGCAGTCTGCAATTGTGTGGCTCGATAAACCAGTGGATGAAAAGCCACTGATCAATGCCGTTGTCAATGCAGGCTATTCTGCCGAGCCATTGATGTCAGATACCAGTGAAGCACTGGATACTATGGTTGAAGAGCAAGTATCGCTGCATAAGCGTAGTGCAATCCAAGGCCTTCTCCTCGGTGGGCCTTTAATGTTATGGGGCGTATTCGGTGGCAATATGATGATCCGTCATAGCCAAGATCAATGGGCTTGGGGAGTCATCGGTTTAGTTTGCTTATGGCTCCTTGCCGACGCAGGCAAACACTTCTTCACCCATGCTTGGCAGGCGATGACCCATAAACGCGCCACCATGGATACCTTGGTGGCCCTTGGCACTGGCGCTGCATGGTTGTATTCAATGCTTGTGGTTATTGCGCCAGCTATCTACCCTGAGCAAGCAAGGCACGTCTACTTCGAAGCTAGCGCCATGATCATTGGCCTCATCTCGCTTGGCCACTACATTGAAGCGAAAGCTAAGGTAAAAACCCGTGCATCACTCAATGCCCTATTGAGCCTGCAAGCCAAAACGGCAACCCAAATTCTCGATGGTAAAGAAATCGAAGTTTCGATCGAACACGTCTCTGCAGGGATGATTTTGCGAGTTAAACCAGGTGAACAGTTTCCGGTTGATGGCAAAGTCTGTCGTGGTGAATCCTACGTAGACGAATCCATGCTTACGGGTGAACCCTACCCTGTCAATAAATCTGTCGGAGATCTAGTATCAGCGGGGACGGTAAACCAAGATGGTAGTGTTGATATCACAACGCATTCGTTCGGCCAGCAAACCAAGCTGTCACAGATTATTGAACTCGTACGTCAAGCACAAAGCAGTAAACCAGAGCTGGCGAAACTTGCAGACAGAATTTCAGCAGTGTTTGTCCCTGTCGTGGTCGCGATTGCACTTGTTGCCGGCATGGTGTGGTTCTTAGTTGGACCTGAGCCACAGTGGAGCTATACCCTTATTGTTACTACATCGGTGTTAATCATCGCCTGCCCATGCGCTTTAGGTCTAGCAACGCCGCTGTCAGTCACCGTAGGGATCGGCAAAGCCTCAGAGCACGGTATCTTAATCAAAGATGCAGATGCTCTTCAGCAGGCTAGTAACCTCAACACGGTGGTGTTTGATAAAACAGGCACGCTGACATTAGGTAAACCTGAAGTTCAGCGTTTTTACACCACTGAACAAGAGGGTGAGTATATACTCACTGCCCTCGCTTCTCTCGAAGCTCACTCAGAACATCCAATTGCCAAAGCCATTGTTAATTACGCGCAACAGCAATCCATCACTATCACCGATATTGATAAGTTTCAGAACCAACGCGGCGAGGGAGTGAGCGCTTACCATCAAGGAAAGCATATACAAGCTCTATCACCGAGCGCTGCAATCAAGCAAAAACTGCGACTTGAACCAATACAAGCGCAACTACAACAAGCCGAAAGCCAGGCTCAAACGGCGATTATCATCGTGCTCGAACGACAAGTTGTGGGTCTTGTGGGTTTATCTGACCCCATTAAGCCTGAATCAAAGCCAACGATTCAAGCGCTCCACCAGCAAGGGATCAAAACGGTGCTGTTAACGGGTGATAGCCATGCCGTCGCACAGAGTATCGCTAATCAACTGGGGATCGACAGCGTCATAGCAGAAGTACTTCCTGACCAAAAAGCTGAGCATATTCGTCAATTAAAAGAGGAAGGCTTATGTGTAGCAATGATCGGAGATGGCATCAATGATGGCCCCGCACTCGCCACCGCTGATATCGGTATCGCGATGGCCACTGGGAGTGATGTCGCGATTGAAAGTGCGCAAGTAACTCTGCTTAATAGCTCACCACTGAGTGTGGTGACCACCATCGATATCGCCAAAGCGACCTTAAAAAATATGAAGCAGAACCTTTTTGGCGCATTCATCTATAACACTCTAGGCATCCCGATTGCTGCAGGGGTACTTTATCCAACATTTGGGTTATTGCTCAGCCCTGTTGTCGCAGGCACGGCAATGGCGCTCTCCTCCGTTACAGTTGTCAGTAACGCCAATCGCTTGAGACACTTTTCCCCTCGAGAAAAGCATAAGGAAAACAATAATGAAGCTAGCTAA
- a CDS encoding beta-N-acetylhexosaminidase yields the protein MFKQSLITAAIVSVLSGCSTTANPQQSTVDALANNLDIQYDVLTNHGANEGLACQELGAEWASCNQVNMTLINQGEAVDSKDWAIYFHSIRLILDVDNEQFNITRVTGDLHKLEPTDKFDGFSAGETVTLPLIGEYWQLFETDLMPGAFVTAPNAEPTMIASLNTEDVASFVTGLEGDNLKRTPDDNNIMATAVTRFEKNADLVAQDVSTTLLPTPRSLEVGEGSVNIAGGIALPAEAFDAAQLSALEARAEVVNLNVSGDLPVSVAVVPSQFKGDLAKSGAYELSIAKQGIAITAFDQAGAFYAVQSIFGLIDSQNVEFLPLLSIQDAPRFDYRGVMVDVARNFHSKDAILATLDQMAAYKMNKLHLHLTDDEGWRLEIPGLPELTEVGANRCFDLEEKNCLLPQLGSGSTKDNFGSGYFSTADYVDILRYAQARNIEVIPEIDMPAHARAAVVSMEARYARLMAEGKEAQANEYRLMDPQDTSNVTTVQFYDKQSFINPCMESSTRFVDKVISEVAAMHQEAGAPLTTWHFGGDEAKNIKLGAGLQDINAQDKVSWKGNIDLSEQDKPFAQSPKCQTLVADGTVSDFGHLPSYFAEEVSKIVAEKGISNFQAWQDGLKYSEGEKAFATESTRVNFWDVLYWGGTSSVYDWSKKGYDVIVSNPDYVYMDMPYEVDPKERGYYWATRATDTRKMFGFAPENMPQNAETSVDRDGNGFVGKGEIEAKPFYGLSAQLWSETVRNDEQYEYMVFPRVLAAAERAWHRAEWENDYQVGVEYSQETDLVNKVALNEDYNRFANILGQRELAKLERAGIDYRLPVPGGKVENGQLHMNVQFPGVALQYSTDGETWVDYNSQQKPMVSGEIFIRSISATGSRASRVTSIK from the coding sequence ATGTTTAAACAGTCTCTTATTACTGCTGCAATCGTTTCAGTGTTGTCCGGTTGCTCTACAACAGCGAATCCACAACAAAGCACCGTTGATGCGCTAGCCAACAACTTAGATATCCAATATGACGTGTTGACCAATCACGGCGCGAATGAAGGGCTTGCGTGTCAAGAGTTAGGGGCTGAGTGGGCTTCTTGTAACCAAGTCAACATGACCTTGATTAATCAAGGTGAAGCCGTGGATTCCAAAGATTGGGCTATCTATTTCCACAGTATTCGCTTGATCCTAGATGTAGACAATGAGCAGTTCAACATCACTCGTGTCACGGGTGACCTGCATAAACTTGAACCAACCGATAAGTTTGATGGCTTTTCTGCTGGGGAAACGGTCACGCTTCCTTTGATTGGTGAGTACTGGCAGTTGTTTGAAACGGACCTTATGCCGGGTGCTTTCGTTACGGCACCAAACGCAGAGCCTACGATGATTGCTTCTCTTAACACTGAAGATGTTGCGTCGTTTGTGACCGGTTTAGAGGGGGATAACCTAAAGCGCACACCAGATGACAACAACATCATGGCTACCGCGGTCACTCGATTTGAAAAAAATGCAGATCTGGTTGCTCAAGATGTCTCAACCACCTTGCTGCCAACACCAAGATCTCTAGAAGTTGGCGAGGGTAGCGTTAATATTGCAGGGGGCATTGCACTACCAGCAGAGGCTTTTGATGCTGCGCAACTTTCTGCATTGGAAGCGCGAGCAGAAGTGGTGAACCTTAATGTGAGTGGCGACCTTCCTGTCAGTGTTGCTGTTGTTCCTTCTCAGTTTAAGGGAGATTTGGCGAAATCGGGTGCTTACGAATTAAGCATCGCGAAGCAGGGCATAGCGATCACAGCGTTCGACCAAGCTGGTGCTTTTTATGCGGTTCAGTCTATTTTTGGCCTAATAGACAGCCAGAACGTTGAATTTTTACCACTTCTTTCTATCCAAGATGCGCCGCGCTTTGACTATCGTGGTGTGATGGTGGATGTTGCTCGTAACTTCCACTCTAAAGACGCCATTCTTGCCACTCTGGACCAAATGGCCGCTTATAAGATGAATAAACTGCATCTTCACCTAACTGATGATGAGGGCTGGCGTTTGGAAATTCCGGGGTTGCCTGAGTTGACAGAAGTAGGGGCGAATCGCTGCTTCGACTTGGAAGAGAAAAACTGCTTACTGCCTCAGCTTGGATCGGGCTCAACGAAAGACAATTTCGGCTCTGGTTACTTTAGTACAGCGGATTATGTGGACATCTTACGGTATGCGCAGGCTCGCAACATAGAGGTGATTCCAGAGATCGATATGCCAGCACACGCTCGTGCGGCGGTGGTATCAATGGAAGCTCGATATGCGCGTCTAATGGCAGAGGGTAAAGAAGCGCAAGCGAATGAATACCGCCTGATGGATCCGCAAGATACATCGAACGTGACGACGGTTCAGTTCTACGATAAACAAAGTTTTATCAACCCATGCATGGAGTCTTCAACTCGATTTGTGGATAAGGTGATTTCAGAAGTCGCGGCGATGCACCAAGAAGCTGGCGCGCCGCTAACGACGTGGCACTTTGGTGGTGATGAAGCAAAGAACATCAAGCTTGGTGCTGGGCTACAGGATATCAACGCACAAGATAAAGTGAGCTGGAAGGGCAATATTGACCTATCTGAGCAAGATAAGCCGTTTGCGCAGTCACCAAAATGTCAGACGTTAGTTGCCGATGGCACCGTGAGCGATTTTGGTCATCTGCCAAGTTACTTTGCTGAGGAAGTGTCAAAGATTGTTGCAGAGAAGGGGATTTCCAACTTCCAAGCTTGGCAGGATGGCTTGAAATACAGTGAAGGTGAAAAAGCGTTTGCTACCGAAAGTACGCGCGTGAACTTCTGGGACGTTCTGTATTGGGGTGGGACATCGTCAGTTTACGATTGGTCTAAAAAAGGCTACGACGTGATTGTTTCAAATCCAGACTATGTTTACATGGACATGCCATACGAAGTTGACCCGAAAGAGCGTGGTTACTACTGGGCAACTCGTGCAACTGACACGCGTAAGATGTTTGGTTTTGCACCAGAGAACATGCCGCAAAACGCTGAAACATCGGTAGACCGTGACGGTAATGGCTTTGTTGGGAAGGGTGAGATCGAAGCGAAACCATTCTATGGTTTGTCTGCTCAACTTTGGTCAGAAACGGTGCGCAATGATGAACAATATGAATACATGGTGTTCCCACGCGTTTTAGCAGCAGCAGAGCGTGCATGGCATCGAGCTGAGTGGGAAAACGACTATCAAGTGGGCGTTGAGTATTCACAAGAGACAGATTTGGTGAATAAAGTTGCCTTAAATGAGGACTATAATCGTTTTGCCAATATTCTGGGACAACGTGAACTAGCAAAATTAGAGCGAGCGGGTATTGATTATCGTCTGCCTGTACCAGGAGGCAAAGTTGAGAATGGGCAATTGCATATGAACGTTCAGTTCCCAGGTGTTGCTTTGCAATACTCAACCGACGGTGAAACTTGGGTTGACTATAACTCGCAGCAAAAGCCGATGGTGTCAGGGGAGATCTTTATTCGCTCTATCTCTGCTACCGGTTCGCGAGCAAGCCGCGTAACATCAATTAAATAG
- a CDS encoding OprD family porin — MKTTFRQSLVGAAVLMAVGSMGVAQAADPLGPQYSKAATEFFEDSTFNGAINFWMRDRTRGDVDDNGNDVGRKPNLDHGSMYIGLGFSSGYIADTVGLDLNAYATFDMWNNASPDHEMNFWGVNNPYDQTPTGTSGCSGTWDSECTDNGAAIQTAALKFKFGDDFRAKAGYFQPSVPSAMGVNWSFAAGTYTGGEFGATFGDLDLGVVYATEYRAPWFKHSYEFRDGQNKDAGDAYSIGGVYRFNDNTSLDIAYAGLTKGDRKNAHIKLKHNTANGWYLSPQAYIVDDEDQFDSTAYQLAFLSAKSVGQYNFRLESTYTSADSGDKSSVGNMSYRLTEVYGGSNGAYDIWWNNRSDFNHDGEIGFFGQVSRDFSDWGAHGFSAGINGVYAFGAEAEGFDELVEYSGSVFANYAIQSGALKDAVFGVYFTSYVNDSNAPNWTGYTNGFQDENDLKVTLVIPLSIK, encoded by the coding sequence ATGAAAACGACATTTAGACAGTCACTCGTTGGCGCAGCAGTGTTAATGGCGGTAGGTTCGATGGGGGTAGCGCAAGCTGCAGATCCTCTCGGCCCTCAATATTCAAAAGCAGCAACCGAGTTTTTTGAAGACTCGACCTTCAACGGTGCTATCAACTTCTGGATGCGTGACCGAACGCGCGGTGACGTTGATGATAATGGTAATGATGTTGGGCGTAAGCCAAATCTCGACCACGGGTCAATGTACATTGGCTTAGGCTTTAGCTCCGGCTATATCGCCGACACGGTCGGCCTAGATTTAAACGCCTATGCAACGTTTGATATGTGGAATAATGCAAGCCCAGACCATGAGATGAATTTTTGGGGGGTGAATAACCCCTATGACCAGACACCAACGGGTACAAGTGGCTGTTCAGGAACTTGGGATTCCGAGTGTACTGACAATGGCGCGGCAATTCAGACCGCGGCGCTGAAGTTCAAGTTTGGTGACGATTTCCGAGCTAAGGCGGGTTACTTCCAACCAAGTGTTCCAAGCGCAATGGGGGTAAACTGGTCTTTTGCCGCCGGTACATACACTGGTGGTGAGTTTGGTGCGACATTCGGTGATTTAGATTTAGGTGTGGTTTATGCCACAGAATATCGTGCACCATGGTTTAAGCACAGTTACGAGTTCCGTGATGGGCAAAACAAGGATGCAGGTGATGCATACTCAATCGGCGGTGTGTATCGATTTAATGACAACACCTCATTGGATATTGCTTATGCAGGTTTAACCAAGGGCGATCGAAAGAATGCGCACATTAAACTGAAACATAACACTGCAAATGGATGGTATCTGTCTCCGCAAGCATACATCGTTGATGATGAAGATCAGTTCGACAGCACCGCTTATCAACTCGCTTTCCTTTCTGCGAAGTCGGTAGGGCAATATAACTTCCGTCTAGAGTCTACTTACACCTCAGCAGATTCCGGTGATAAGAGCAGTGTGGGTAACATGTCTTACCGACTAACTGAAGTCTACGGCGGCTCAAATGGTGCTTATGATATTTGGTGGAACAACCGCTCTGATTTTAACCACGATGGTGAAATTGGCTTCTTTGGTCAAGTAAGTCGTGACTTCAGTGACTGGGGCGCACATGGTTTCTCAGCAGGTATTAACGGTGTGTATGCATTTGGTGCGGAAGCCGAAGGCTTTGATGAGCTGGTGGAATACTCTGGTAGTGTGTTCGCGAACTATGCGATTCAAAGCGGCGCACTGAAAGATGCGGTGTTTGGTGTCTACTTCACAAGCTACGTGAACGATTCAAATGCGCCAAACTGGACGGGCTACACCAACGGCTTCCAAGATGAGAATGACCTGAAAGTGACCTTAGTTATTCCTCTATCGATTAAGTAA
- a CDS encoding DUF411 domain-containing protein yields the protein MKLAKMATIGLILISSSALANNVINHKSPHCGCCGGWSEHMQENGFAVEEKLHDNMLNIKQSLGITPELASCHTAEIDGYVFEGHIPAQDIEAFLANPPKGAKGLAVPGMPLGSPGMEYGDTKHEYVVYVFNDAGQVAEFNRYGGNQ from the coding sequence ATGAAGCTAGCTAAAATGGCCACTATAGGCTTGATTCTCATCTCATCATCAGCATTAGCGAACAACGTCATCAACCACAAATCCCCTCACTGTGGATGCTGCGGAGGATGGAGTGAACATATGCAAGAGAACGGTTTCGCCGTTGAAGAGAAGCTGCACGACAACATGCTCAACATCAAACAGTCTTTGGGCATCACGCCAGAGCTGGCATCTTGTCATACTGCTGAAATTGATGGCTATGTGTTTGAAGGGCATATTCCGGCCCAAGATATTGAAGCCTTCCTAGCCAACCCACCTAAAGGGGCAAAAGGTCTTGCGGTTCCTGGGATGCCACTTGGCTCTCCAGGTATGGAGTATGGTGATACCAAACATGAATACGTGGTTTACGTGTTCAACGACGCCGGACAAGTCGCCGAATTCAATCGTTACGGGGGTAATCAATAA
- a CDS encoding TraB/GumN family protein, whose protein sequence is MSYSKLLSLLLLLVSCISQAEPLSWVAEKEGVSYTLVGSVHVGDDSMYPMPSYLTEKLSIADALIVEANTLQHERIAYPATQTTIQDSLNEEQLERLGRIARLSGMQLPDVVNFPPWMGAMSLQMNQLQRLGYTPEKGVDVHFLQQATQQQTTIYGFESLQFQIDLIATQPDHGLEMLTTFMDEFNQTPNITRCLIDTWSAGDESNLIQFAEFSEMSPELEKAFIDNRNQAWANILDQKTPLEGQTSVIEDGDYFVVVGSLHLVGKGNVRELLKERGFKITQISQSAKVGCEF, encoded by the coding sequence ATGTCTTACTCAAAGCTTCTCAGCTTGCTTCTTCTACTTGTCTCTTGCATTTCACAAGCTGAGCCTCTCTCTTGGGTTGCAGAAAAAGAGGGTGTGTCCTATACCCTTGTAGGTTCGGTTCACGTCGGTGATGATTCAATGTATCCAATGCCGAGCTACCTCACTGAAAAGCTATCCATCGCCGATGCTTTGATTGTTGAGGCTAACACGCTGCAGCATGAACGCATTGCGTATCCAGCAACACAGACCACCATTCAAGATTCGCTTAATGAAGAGCAGCTCGAGCGATTGGGGCGTATCGCTCGCCTAAGTGGAATGCAATTGCCAGACGTCGTGAATTTTCCACCTTGGATGGGGGCAATGAGTCTGCAAATGAATCAATTACAAAGACTGGGCTACACGCCAGAGAAAGGCGTTGATGTTCACTTTCTCCAGCAAGCAACACAGCAGCAAACGACCATCTACGGTTTTGAATCACTCCAGTTTCAAATCGACTTAATCGCCACTCAACCTGATCATGGCTTAGAAATGCTCACCACCTTCATGGACGAGTTTAACCAAACACCAAACATCACTCGCTGTCTAATTGACACATGGAGCGCGGGCGATGAGTCTAATCTCATCCAATTTGCTGAGTTTTCAGAAATGTCGCCAGAGCTAGAAAAAGCCTTCATCGATAATCGCAACCAAGCATGGGCAAACATACTTGACCAAAAAACGCCGCTAGAGGGGCAAACTTCAGTAATCGAAGATGGGGATTATTTTGTGGTTGTCGGTAGCCTGCACCTCGTTGGAAAAGGAAATGTGCGCGAGTTACTTAAAGAGCGCGGGTTTAAAATCACGCAGATTTCGCAGAGTGCGAAGGTTGGATGTGAGTTTTGA
- the smrA gene encoding DNA endonuclease SmrA, translating into MSHDDDLALFQQMMGDVKPLHNDTAELKKSLEVTESQLAKREAAVWLTEKDPEYLSIDHAPMLKPDDMIEFKRDGVQEGVYKKLRLGKYPVQARLDLHRRTLKESRDEVVKFLKQCIRMDIRTVVIVHGKGERSNPPALTKSFVAHWLTQIKDVQCVHSAQRFHGGTGAVYVLLRKSSDKKIENRERHQKRLG; encoded by the coding sequence ATGAGTCACGATGATGATCTAGCCCTCTTCCAACAGATGATGGGCGATGTAAAACCTCTGCACAATGATACTGCTGAACTGAAAAAGAGCTTAGAAGTGACCGAGTCACAACTGGCGAAGCGTGAAGCGGCAGTCTGGCTCACAGAAAAAGACCCTGAATACCTCTCGATTGATCATGCCCCCATGCTCAAACCAGACGATATGATCGAGTTTAAGCGAGATGGCGTGCAAGAAGGTGTGTATAAAAAGCTTCGTTTAGGTAAGTATCCCGTCCAAGCGCGTTTGGATCTTCACCGTAGAACACTCAAAGAGAGTCGTGACGAAGTCGTGAAGTTTCTCAAACAGTGCATTCGCATGGACATTCGCACTGTGGTTATCGTACACGGCAAAGGCGAGCGCTCAAATCCACCCGCTCTCACCAAGAGTTTTGTCGCCCACTGGCTGACACAAATCAAAGATGTGCAGTGCGTTCATAGCGCCCAACGTTTTCATGGTGGCACCGGCGCGGTTTATGTTTTGTTGCGTAAAAGTTCAGATAAAAAAATCGAGAACCGAGAGCGCCATCAAAAACGGTTAGGATAA
- the rluF gene encoding 23S rRNA pseudouridine(2604) synthase RluF has protein sequence MSQDNAKRLNKYISETGFCSRREADKLIEQGRVTINGNKPEMGTKVMPSDDVCIDGKPVSSKQRPIYIALNKPTGITCTTERDIPGNIVDFVGLNQRIFPIGRLDKPSDGLIFLTNDGDIVNKILRAGNNHEKEYVVRVDKPITQAFIDNMSKGVPILDTVTLPCKVTKETKFSFRIVLTQGLNRQIRRMCEALGYEVFKLRRVRIMNISLDGIPNGQWRYMTDQEVAQILAMCEASSSTEEASKVDGSGRRIRKATDAKLFDSREENQESTARRNQKQRTFKGRNAEEFRHAPNSKKGRGKQIDSRRINDSRRSDDNRNERKESPSKGKTYYKPKSSEASTSNHKPRKPGTLSLKR, from the coding sequence ATGTCACAAGATAACGCTAAGCGTTTAAACAAATACATCAGTGAAACGGGCTTTTGCTCGCGACGTGAAGCTGACAAGCTCATTGAACAAGGTCGCGTGACCATCAATGGCAATAAGCCGGAAATGGGCACAAAAGTCATGCCAAGTGATGATGTCTGTATCGATGGTAAGCCTGTTAGCAGCAAGCAGCGCCCTATCTATATCGCCCTGAACAAGCCTACCGGTATTACCTGTACAACCGAGCGCGATATTCCAGGCAACATCGTCGATTTTGTTGGTTTAAACCAGCGTATTTTCCCAATTGGTCGCCTTGATAAGCCCTCTGATGGCTTGATCTTTCTCACCAACGATGGTGACATCGTAAACAAGATCCTTCGTGCAGGTAATAACCATGAGAAAGAGTACGTGGTGCGTGTCGATAAACCGATCACTCAAGCGTTTATCGATAACATGTCTAAAGGCGTGCCTATTCTTGATACCGTTACCCTGCCTTGTAAAGTCACCAAAGAGACCAAGTTCTCGTTCCGTATCGTGCTAACTCAGGGGTTGAACCGTCAAATTCGTCGTATGTGTGAAGCGCTTGGCTACGAGGTCTTTAAACTCCGTCGCGTGCGCATTATGAACATTAGCCTGGACGGTATCCCTAATGGTCAGTGGCGCTATATGACGGACCAAGAAGTCGCGCAAATTCTTGCGATGTGTGAAGCATCATCTAGCACAGAAGAAGCATCGAAAGTGGATGGTAGTGGTCGACGTATTCGCAAAGCGACTGATGCTAAACTTTTTGATAGCCGCGAGGAGAATCAAGAGTCGACAGCACGCCGTAACCAAAAGCAGCGCACCTTTAAAGGGCGTAACGCTGAAGAGTTCCGTCATGCACCCAACTCTAAAAAAGGCCGTGGCAAGCAAATTGACTCACGCAGAATCAACGACTCGCGCCGTTCAGATGACAACCGAAATGAGCGTAAAGAATCACCAAGCAAAGGGAAAACGTACTACAAGCCAAAAAGTTCCGAGGCTTCTACGAGCAATCATAAGCCACGTAAACCGGGCACGTTAAGCCTAAAAAGATAA
- a CDS encoding oligogalacturonate-specific porin KdgM family protein: protein MKKVIAVSALSLAFASSAFASSYVTGNLQFHTDGLHGSDITSTLEAGHTFTNQLGGLTVYTEFDGIQLGKLEVESTATDRGSMDNVYWTIGGEQAFSINDNLWVAAGYQHLLYQGETLQYRPLVKIGYNFDNGISISNRTRAHIAEESGVDTDYRMDNRIGYVVNQDVSLSYNNVYMIEAEVMDHELRATWTRNGVQPYFEYRNQADNANNAFVFGASYGF from the coding sequence ATGAAAAAAGTAATCGCAGTAAGCGCTCTTTCTCTAGCATTTGCATCAAGCGCATTCGCATCTTCTTACGTAACAGGTAACCTACAGTTCCATACAGATGGTCTACATGGTTCAGACATCACTTCTACTCTAGAAGCGGGTCACACATTCACAAACCAACTTGGTGGCCTAACGGTTTACACAGAGTTTGATGGTATTCAGCTTGGTAAACTAGAGGTTGAGTCGACAGCGACAGATCGTGGTTCAATGGATAATGTTTACTGGACAATTGGCGGTGAGCAAGCTTTCTCAATTAATGACAATCTATGGGTTGCTGCTGGTTACCAACACCTACTTTATCAAGGTGAGACTCTACAATATCGTCCACTTGTAAAGATCGGCTATAACTTCGACAACGGCATCTCTATCAGCAACCGTACTCGTGCTCACATTGCAGAAGAGAGCGGTGTAGACACTGATTACCGTATGGATAACCGCATTGGGTACGTTGTAAACCAAGATGTATCGCTAAGCTACAACAACGTATACATGATTGAGGCAGAAGTAATGGATCACGAGCTTCGCGCTACTTGGACTCGCAATGGTGTACAACCATATTTTGAGTACCGTAACCAAGCTGACAACGCGAACAACGCATTCGTATTCGGTGCTTCATACGGCTTCTAA